The Streptomyces rimosus genomic interval TCGGCCTGGAGGCGGCGGGTGGGGGCGCCGTCGAGGAGGGAGAGCAGTTCCTGGGCGGCCAGGCGGCCGAAGCCGGCGGTGTCGCGTACGAGGGAGGTCAGACGTGGGTGGGTGACCCGGCACAGGGGTGAGTCGTCCCAGGCCACGATGGACAGGGCGGCGGGTACGGGAACGCCGCGTCCGGCGGCCACGGCGGCGCCTGCCACGGCCATCACATCGTTGTCGTAGACGATCGCGGTGGGCGGGCGGGGAGCGGCGAGCAGGCGGCGGGTGGCCTCGGCGCCCTGCTCGTCGGAGTAGTCCGTGGACACGGAGCGGACCTCGGCGGCGTCCAGGCCGAGACGGGCGGCCTCGGCGCGCAGGGCGGCCACCCGGCGCTCGGTGTGCGCGAGGCCGGGCAGCCCGGCGATGTGGACGATGCGGCGGTGACCCAGTTCGTACAGGTGATCGATGATCGACCGCATCGCGGCCGCGTCGTCGGCCCAGATGGTGGAGAGGGGGGAGGGGGGCGGGGGCGGGGGGGCCGGAGGAGAGGGAGAAGCGGCGGGGGAGAGGGGAGCGGAGGGGCTGGTGGGGCCTGGGGCCGACGGTGTGCTGGTGTCGCCT includes:
- a CDS encoding LacI family DNA-binding transcriptional regulator; its protein translation is MKDIAERAGVSPSAVSFALNDRDGVSPDTRARIREVAEELGWQPNSAARALSGERSGCVGLVLARPAHTLGVESFFLQLVSGIQEALAAQRVALLFQVVEDLDAECAIYRRWWAERRVDGVLVVDPRAEDPRPALLASLALPTVVIGDTSTPSAPGPTSPSAPLSPAASPSPPAPPPPPPSPLSTIWADDAAAMRSIIDHLYELGHRRIVHIAGLPGLAHTERRVAALRAEAARLGLDAAEVRSVSTDYSDEQGAEATRRLLAAPRPPTAIVYDNDVMAVAGAAVAAGRGVPVPAALSIVAWDDSPLCRVTHPRLTSLVRDTAGFGRLAAQELLSLLDGAPTRRLQAELPHLELRESTAPAP